The genome window GAATGTTTGATGGAGAAAGACAAGATACCGACCGTTTTATCTGAACTATATGGGATAGAAACGAATAGCTGTTGTAGTGTTTTCTAAGGAGTGATAAGTTTTATCTGAACTATATGGGATAGAAACTTTGGATACAAGAAAATAGATGATGTTTTAGATGGAGTGTTTTATCTGAACTATATGGGATAGAAACTCCCTAAACATAAGAAAAACACCCCTAAAAACCTCTATTGTTTTATCTGAACTATATGGGATAGAAATATCTATTAAGGAGGAAAGTATGTCAAAAGAAAATAAGTGGTTTTATCTGAACTATATGGGATAGAAATAAGTTCTGCAAGTTCATCTTTAAATTTTGCATTAGCCGTTTTATCTGAACTATATGGGATAGAAATCGTTCGTATTTAGTTCTTGATATATCTTCCAGAGTTGTTTTATCTGAACTATATGGGATAGAAATTTCTATTTTAGTTGTCATCTTTCTCCCTCTGCTAATTTGTTTTATCTGAACTATATGGGATAGAAATCGTTCGTATTTAGTTCTTGATATATCTTCCAGAGTTGTTTTATCTGAACTATATGGGATAGAAATTTCTATTTTAGTTGTCATCTTTCTCCCTCTGCTAATTTGTTTTATCTGAACTATATGGGATAGAAATCCTTTTCTTATACTCTTTCTTACTTCTTATTCACATAAAGTTTTATCTGAACTATATGGGATAGAAATGATGATTATCCGAATATTGCTTTTCCTAATTGGTTAAACAGTGTTTTATCTGAACTATATGGGATAGAAAGCGATAATACCTCCAGACGAAATATATCTAAGCTTAGAGTTTTATCTGAACAAAGAAGAGTTTTAATCCTATACATTTTAAGAATTCACAAAAATGATTTTGACAGTATTGATAAATGGATTTGATAATAGAAAAAAAGGAAGTAAATTAATTGATGAAATTATAAAGGCAAATGAATTATTTTCCAGATACAAACGCCATAAAGCAGCAGTTAAAGTATAAGTTCACACTAAAAAATAAAATCCAACCTTTCTCCTCAACTTAAATAGAAAACTTCAAGAACTAAAAATTCCTTATATTAGCTTTAGAATAAACTTTAATATATTGAAAAAAATCAAGATTTTTTGCTATCTGTTCTGGTAGTATCTGATAAATTCTCTTTTTCTTCTAAATTTTCAAAATCCTCCCCATGAACTATATATCGCTGGACATCCTTATACATATTCCTGAAACCTGCAGCAAGACCAAAAAAGAAAAATATGATAGTAAGCCATGGAGATGTATTGAAAAATTTATCAAGATAGTATCCTATTAGAACTCCAACTACAACACCTGATACAAGATGAAGACCTATAGTTCCTATTGAAAAATATTGAGTAATTCCTTTCTTCTTTGGCATAAATCCAGATTACTTAAGCCCAAGAACGTCCATCATATCATAAAGACCAGCAGGCTTATCTTTTATCCATTTAGCCGCTTCAACTGCACCTTTTGCAAAAATATCCCTTGAACCTGCCTTATGGGTAAGCTCTATTCTTTCCCCCATTCCAGCAAATATCACAGTATGTTCGCCAACAACATCACCACCCCTAAGGGCAAAAACAGCTATTTCATCATCAGGACGACCATTTTCATATATACCTTCTCTGCCATAAATAACATTTTTTATTCCTGTTTCTTGCTTAAGAATATCCACAATTTTAACGGCTGTTCCTGATGGAGCATCTTTTTTGAACCTGTGGTGCATTTCAATAACTTCTATATCGTATCCTTTCCCTTTTAGTGCCTTTGCAGCTTCCTGAACCAGCTTAAATAAAAGATTAACCCCAATACTCATATTTGGAGCAAGAACAATTGGAATATCTTTGGATAACTCCTTAATTTCTTTTAGCTGGTCTTCTGTCCAGCCTGTTGTGCCTATGACCATAGCTTTTTTATTTTTGTCTGCTGCCGCTAACCTTACATGGCCTAAAACAGCCTCTGTATTTCCTGCAAAGTCTATTATTACATCACCTTTATCAATGATTTTTGCAAGGTCAGATACAATAGGAGCATCTATATTTTCTCCCAGTATGTCCCTTACATTATCATGGGAGTGAACACAATCCGGGCTTTCAACCCCACCTACTATCTCAAGATTTTTGTCCTCAAATGCAAGTTGGGCAATCCTCTGCCCCATTCTGCCAAGTATTCCAGAAATTATAACCTTTACCATATCAGTTAGCCTGCTCCTCGTCTAATTTAAATACTACATCAGCTAATTGATTTAATGCATCATTAACCTGGTCTGGTGGAACAATAAAGGGCGCAACAACTACGTCAACGCCCTCTTTAAATAAATATTTTTTTATCAGGTTTTGGATTTCCTCAATCTGCTCTGGAGTGACATCCTCTTTGAGAACTTCCATAGGCTCTTTTTCTGTTACGAAGAAGCCAACAAAAGCAAAAGGAAATGCTCTTTTTTCTTCAAAAGACATTATTTTTCCTTAGTTCCCATTTTGTACATTATTGTTCCCCAGAGAACTACCAGCATTGTGAGCATGAGAACAAATAAAATTACTTCGGCTGGTGGAATTCCTCCGTATGTTGCCTCCATGCCTCTTTACCTCCTTTCCTTTGAATTACTAAATATACTAAATGCATTTTTTATAAAAAGCAACTGTTGTATATGATATAAATACCTTCCATAGGAAGATACCTATCGTAGATATGCTCAATTCTTAATCCTCTGGAAATAATTTCTCCATTACCACCTGTTATGATAAGTTTATGCTGGTATCCATACTCTTTATTTATTTTTTCAACCATTCCCTCAATAAGTGATAAATATCCAAAATATATACCTGCTTGGATACTTTCTACTGTTGTTTTCCCCACAACATTTTCAATATTTTCTATATTTACCGATGGAAGTTTGGCTGTTTTAGAAAATAAAGCCTGAATGCTGGCATCTATG of Persephonella sp. IF05-L8 contains these proteins:
- a CDS encoding AtpZ/AtpI family protein, with protein sequence MPKKKGITQYFSIGTIGLHLVSGVVVGVLIGYYLDKFFNTSPWLTIIFFFFGLAAGFRNMYKDVQRYIVHGEDFENLEEKENLSDTTRTDSKKS
- the dapB gene encoding 4-hydroxy-tetrahydrodipicolinate reductase, whose product is MVKVIISGILGRMGQRIAQLAFEDKNLEIVGGVESPDCVHSHDNVRDILGENIDAPIVSDLAKIIDKGDVIIDFAGNTEAVLGHVRLAAADKNKKAMVIGTTGWTEDQLKEIKELSKDIPIVLAPNMSIGVNLLFKLVQEAAKALKGKGYDIEVIEMHHRFKKDAPSGTAVKIVDILKQETGIKNVIYGREGIYENGRPDDEIAVFALRGGDVVGEHTVIFAGMGERIELTHKAGSRDIFAKGAVEAAKWIKDKPAGLYDMMDVLGLK